In Streptomyces sp. 840.1, one DNA window encodes the following:
- a CDS encoding OsmC family protein yields MATTRQAHTVWEGNLIEGKGVVTLDSSGIGEYPVSWPSRAEKANGKTSPEELIAAAHSSCFSMALSNGLATAGTPPTRLNTQAEVTFQPGTGITGIHLTVEGEVPGLDEAGFVKAAEDAKANCPVSQALTGTTITLSASLA; encoded by the coding sequence ATGGCTACCACGCGTCAGGCGCACACGGTCTGGGAAGGCAACCTGATCGAGGGCAAGGGCGTCGTCACCCTCGATTCCTCGGGCATCGGGGAGTACCCGGTCTCCTGGCCGTCCCGCGCGGAGAAGGCGAACGGAAAGACCAGCCCCGAGGAGCTCATCGCGGCAGCGCACTCCAGCTGCTTCTCGATGGCGCTGTCCAACGGTCTGGCCACGGCCGGCACCCCGCCCACCCGGCTGAACACCCAGGCCGAGGTCACCTTCCAGCCGGGTACCGGCATCACCGGTATCCACCTCACCGTCGAGGGCGAGGTGCCCGGTCTCGACGAGGCGGGCTTCGTCAAGGCGGCCGAGGACGCGAAGGCGAACTGCCCGGTGAGCCAGGCACTGACGGGCACGACGATCACGCTGAGCGCGTCGCTCGCCTGA
- a CDS encoding ABC transporter: MRALIRYQAALLLRSQRWLAPVLLYLAFLGIGVRPGQPVLDSLGYASAGLLPVSAWLVRICAGQEPPAARNVVAAAVGGAPRAHLASLLAALGCAGLLGAAATSAVLLISDPADARHTVRVPLPAAGCAGLLAAACCVLLGAAAGALCTRPLLNRRGWSVAATVLAVLLALVTSGSPAKYAVTGLVTGSLTGTVHVPVVPFAGAVAVAAVSVALACRLTSVRG, from the coding sequence ATGAGAGCCCTCATCCGCTACCAGGCCGCCCTGCTGCTCCGCTCCCAGCGCTGGCTCGCCCCTGTCCTCCTGTACCTGGCCTTCCTCGGCATCGGCGTCCGCCCGGGACAGCCCGTGCTGGACTCGCTCGGCTACGCCTCGGCCGGACTGCTGCCCGTCAGCGCGTGGCTCGTGCGGATCTGCGCCGGCCAGGAGCCGCCCGCCGCCCGGAATGTCGTCGCCGCAGCCGTGGGCGGGGCACCGCGGGCCCATCTGGCCTCGCTGCTCGCGGCGCTGGGGTGCGCCGGGCTGCTGGGCGCGGCCGCCACCTCGGCCGTGCTGCTGATCAGCGATCCGGCCGATGCCCGCCACACCGTCCGGGTCCCGCTGCCCGCCGCCGGGTGCGCCGGGCTGCTCGCGGCCGCGTGCTGCGTCCTGCTGGGGGCGGCGGCCGGGGCGCTGTGCACCCGTCCGCTGCTCAACCGGCGCGGGTGGTCGGTCGCCGCTACGGTGCTCGCCGTGCTGCTGGCCCTGGTGACCAGCGGATCGCCCGCGAAGTACGCGGTGACGGGCCTGGTCACCGGTTCGCTCACCGGCACGGTCCATGTGCCGGTGGTTCCCTTCGCCGGTGCCGTGGCTGTGGCGGCCGTGTCCGTCGCGCTCGCCTGCAGGCTCACGTCCGTACGCGGCTGA
- the zapE gene encoding cell division protein ZapE, translating to MSSSHAVPGPSPIAETAPLSLCALEPHVPADRLVAEMVPPPRFDAVRFDTYVPDPNQPSQIEAVKVLGQFAAGLGGAHASGSGKRKWFGKKALAPSGPRGVYLDGGYGVGKTHLLASLWHATPAAPSLKAFGTFVELTNLVGALGFQQTVRTLSGHRLLCIDEFELDDPGDTVLVSSLLSRLVEAGVALAATSNTLPGKLGEGRFASADFLREIQGLSSHFRPLRIDGEDYRHRGLPDAPPPFSEEQVTRAAYATEGASLDDFPALLDHLARVHPSRYGALTDGLRAVCLTEVRPVPDQSTALRLVVLADRLYDREVPVLAAGMPFDRLFSEEMLNGGYRKKYFRAISRLTALARDAKGLVAQ from the coding sequence GTGTCGTCCTCCCACGCCGTGCCGGGGCCCAGCCCCATAGCCGAAACGGCCCCGCTGTCCCTGTGCGCCCTCGAACCGCACGTCCCCGCCGACCGGCTGGTCGCGGAGATGGTGCCGCCGCCGCGCTTCGATGCGGTGCGCTTCGATACGTACGTTCCCGACCCGAACCAGCCGAGCCAGATCGAGGCCGTCAAGGTCCTGGGGCAGTTCGCCGCCGGGCTCGGCGGGGCGCACGCCAGCGGGTCCGGGAAGCGCAAGTGGTTCGGGAAGAAGGCCCTGGCGCCCAGTGGCCCCCGCGGTGTCTACCTCGACGGCGGCTACGGCGTCGGCAAGACCCATCTGCTCGCCTCGCTCTGGCACGCCACGCCCGCCGCGCCCTCCCTGAAGGCCTTCGGCACCTTCGTCGAGCTGACCAACCTGGTCGGCGCGCTCGGGTTCCAGCAGACCGTGCGGACGCTGAGCGGGCACCGGCTGCTGTGCATCGACGAGTTCGAGCTCGACGACCCGGGCGACACGGTGCTGGTCTCCTCGCTGCTGAGCCGGCTGGTCGAGGCGGGGGTGGCGCTGGCCGCGACCTCCAACACGCTGCCGGGCAAGCTCGGCGAGGGCCGGTTCGCCTCGGCCGACTTCCTGCGCGAGATCCAGGGGCTCTCCTCGCACTTCCGCCCGCTGCGCATCGACGGGGAGGACTACCGGCACCGCGGGCTGCCCGACGCCCCGCCGCCGTTCTCCGAGGAGCAGGTCACCCGGGCCGCGTACGCGACCGAGGGTGCCAGCCTGGACGACTTCCCCGCACTGCTCGACCACCTGGCCCGCGTCCACCCGAGCCGGTACGGGGCGCTGACGGACGGTCTGCGGGCCGTGTGCCTCACCGAGGTGCGGCCGGTGCCCGACCAGTCCACCGCGCTGCGGCTCGTGGTGCTGGCGGACCGGCTGTACGACCGGGAGGTTCCGGTGCTCGCCGCCGGGATGCCGTTCGACCGGCTGTTCAGCGAGGAGATGCTGAACGGCGGGTACCGGAAGAAGTACTTCCGGGCAATCTCCAGGCTCACGGCACTGGCGCGCGACGCGAAGGGGCTGGTGGCGCAGTAG
- a CDS encoding pyrimidine reductase family protein — MRRLFPVTDPTAADDRGEWSLDALADAYAYPDTDGPWLRANMVSTLDGAAQHDGRSQPISCPSDMRIFGTLRGLADVVIAGAGTVRLEGYRPARAREAFAARRAAAGQGAAPAVAVVSGSLDLDFSLPLFTSPLVPTLVLTGAGAPPDRIAAARSAGAEVVIAGEGSRVDPARAVRELAALGHRRLLTEGGPRLLGQFVAADALDEMCLTLAPMLTAGDAQRIAGGPSVAVPERFALTSVLEEAGFLFSRYRRI; from the coding sequence ATGCGACGCCTGTTCCCTGTGACCGACCCGACAGCCGCCGACGACCGGGGCGAGTGGAGTCTGGACGCCCTCGCCGACGCCTACGCCTACCCCGATACCGACGGCCCGTGGCTGCGCGCCAACATGGTCTCGACGCTCGACGGGGCGGCCCAGCACGACGGCCGCTCGCAGCCGATCTCCTGCCCGAGCGACATGCGGATCTTCGGCACCCTGCGCGGGCTCGCGGACGTGGTGATCGCGGGAGCCGGGACCGTACGGCTCGAGGGCTACCGGCCGGCCCGCGCCCGGGAGGCCTTCGCGGCGCGGCGGGCGGCGGCCGGCCAGGGGGCCGCTCCGGCGGTCGCCGTGGTGAGCGGCAGCCTGGACCTGGACTTCTCGTTGCCGCTCTTCACCTCGCCGCTGGTCCCGACGCTCGTGCTGACCGGCGCGGGCGCCCCGCCGGACCGGATCGCGGCGGCCCGCTCGGCGGGCGCGGAGGTGGTGATCGCGGGGGAGGGCTCCCGGGTGGACCCCGCCAGGGCCGTACGGGAGCTGGCCGCTCTGGGCCACCGGCGGCTGCTGACGGAGGGCGGGCCCAGGCTGCTCGGCCAGTTCGTGGCGGCGGACGCCCTGGACGAGATGTGTCTGACCCTGGCGCCGATGCTCACCGCCGGGGACGCGCAGCGGATCGCGGGCGGCCCGTCGGTGGCTGTGCCGGAACGATTCGCCCTGACATCGGTGCTGGAAGAGGCCGGGTTCCTCTTCTCTCGGTACCGTCGGATCTGA
- a CDS encoding ATP-binding cassette domain-containing protein, translated as MRLRGVGRRYGLAGPWVLRGIDLGLPARALVRIEGANGTGKSTLLRLLAGVDAPTEGRISGGRPRTAYVPERFAAALPFTASGYLVHLGRIHGLRTAEAAARAQAWLTRFGAAGHARTPLAELSKGTAQKVAAAQALLAEPELLVLDEAWTGLDTAARGELDRAVAERVAAGATVVFVDHDPHRLAGAVDHAFRVEAHGLLAVPLPPAGTRTGPRVRIEAAGPPGSPLPAALPGDPGRADGADGALLLTVAAEHSDALLSALLTARPPWHIRRLTPLPETAGRPTGTAPPRAPAAAPGEAP; from the coding sequence CTGCGGCTGCGTGGCGTGGGCCGGCGGTACGGACTGGCGGGCCCCTGGGTGCTGCGCGGGATCGACCTCGGTCTGCCCGCGCGCGCCCTGGTCCGGATCGAGGGGGCCAACGGCACCGGGAAGTCCACCCTGCTGCGGCTACTGGCCGGCGTCGACGCCCCCACCGAGGGCCGGATCTCCGGCGGCCGCCCGCGCACGGCGTACGTCCCCGAGCGCTTCGCGGCGGCGCTGCCCTTCACCGCGTCCGGCTACCTCGTCCACCTCGGCCGGATCCACGGGCTGCGCACGGCCGAGGCGGCCGCACGCGCGCAGGCGTGGCTGACCCGCTTCGGCGCCGCCGGGCACGCCCGCACCCCACTGGCCGAGCTGTCCAAGGGCACCGCCCAGAAGGTCGCCGCCGCACAGGCGCTGCTCGCCGAACCGGAGCTGCTGGTACTGGACGAGGCCTGGACCGGCCTGGACACCGCGGCCCGCGGCGAACTGGACCGGGCCGTCGCCGAGCGGGTCGCCGCCGGGGCCACCGTCGTCTTCGTCGACCACGACCCGCACCGGCTCGCGGGCGCCGTCGACCACGCCTTCCGCGTCGAGGCGCACGGGCTGCTCGCGGTACCCCTCCCTCCTGCCGGGACGCGCACCGGCCCCCGGGTCCGGATCGAGGCGGCCGGCCCGCCCGGCAGCCCGCTCCCCGCCGCGCTGCCGGGCGATCCCGGCCGGGCGGACGGCGCGGACGGGGCCCTGCTGCTGACGGTCGCCGCCGAGCACTCCGACGCCCTGCTGAGCGCCCTGCTGACGGCCCGCCCGCCCTGGCACATCCGCCGCCTCACGCCCCTGCCCGAAACGGCCGGGCGGCCCACCGGTACCGCCCCGCCCCGGGCCCCCGCCGCCGCCCCCGGCGAGGCGCCATGA
- a CDS encoding polysaccharide deacetylase family protein has protein sequence MTTVTAIAVLSVVLGSALTGCGSTPGGSPADRPAASAAAPSGASSRAPSRAPSSAPPATGKPPNMAPGPAGLARVVERGPKSADKVVALTFDADMTADEGPRAAEGEHFDNPELIGLLRRLKVPATVFMTGRWAEEYPAQARSIGTDPLFEIANHSYSHYAFTSPCYGLPTMGSEEIGGEVERAFGAIRRTGARNVVPYFRFPGGCYDDDSLRALAAQKVTAVQWDVVSGDAFATDADAVAEQVLDGVKPGSLVVMHCTRSAAPVTAEAVGQVVPELRKRGYRFVKVSELMTG, from the coding sequence ATGACCACTGTGACCGCTATCGCCGTTCTGAGCGTGGTGCTCGGAAGCGCCCTCACCGGCTGCGGGAGCACTCCGGGAGGCTCGCCCGCCGACCGGCCCGCAGCCTCGGCCGCCGCTCCCTCGGGCGCCTCCTCGCGCGCCCCTTCCAGAGCCCCTTCGAGCGCTCCCCCGGCCACCGGGAAGCCGCCCAACATGGCCCCGGGACCGGCAGGTCTCGCCCGCGTCGTCGAACGGGGCCCGAAGAGCGCCGACAAGGTCGTCGCGCTCACCTTCGACGCCGACATGACGGCCGACGAGGGCCCACGCGCGGCCGAGGGGGAGCACTTCGACAACCCGGAGCTGATCGGGCTGCTGCGCCGGCTGAAGGTGCCGGCGACGGTCTTCATGACCGGCCGCTGGGCCGAGGAGTACCCCGCGCAGGCCCGCTCCATCGGCACGGACCCGCTCTTCGAGATCGCCAACCACTCCTACAGCCACTACGCCTTCACCTCGCCCTGTTACGGGCTGCCGACGATGGGGAGCGAGGAGATCGGCGGCGAGGTGGAGCGGGCCTTCGGCGCGATCCGCCGGACCGGCGCCCGCAACGTGGTGCCGTACTTCCGTTTCCCCGGCGGCTGCTACGACGACGACTCGCTGCGCGCGCTCGCGGCGCAGAAGGTGACCGCGGTGCAGTGGGACGTGGTCAGCGGCGACGCCTTCGCGACGGACGCGGACGCGGTGGCGGAGCAGGTGCTCGACGGGGTGAAGCCCGGTTCACTGGTGGTCATGCACTGCACCCGCAGCGCGGCACCGGTCACCGCCGAGGCGGTCGGCCAGGTGGTGCCCGAGCTACGGAAGCGCGGATACCGCTTCGTGAAGGTGTCCGAGCTGATGACCGGCTGA
- a CDS encoding indole-3-glycerol phosphate synthase, producing MIEKPLTSEDVEFVTTLHGEEQISFVVLMQPRGDQADVLLRAIDDLAMGELKEAARESEEPEGRNARESAELALEVSLEALRQSGSEAVGQVIETHPLEKLTSVVEESEADEVIVLTAPHYVEEFFHRDWASRARHKVGVPVLKLFAHSE from the coding sequence ATGATCGAGAAGCCCCTCACCTCCGAGGACGTCGAGTTCGTCACCACCCTGCACGGGGAGGAGCAGATCTCCTTCGTCGTGCTGATGCAGCCACGTGGCGACCAGGCGGATGTGCTGTTGCGGGCCATCGACGACCTGGCGATGGGCGAACTGAAGGAAGCGGCCCGTGAGAGCGAGGAACCGGAGGGCAGGAATGCCAGGGAGTCCGCCGAACTCGCGCTCGAAGTGTCCCTGGAGGCCCTGCGCCAGTCGGGCTCCGAGGCCGTCGGACAGGTGATCGAGACCCACCCCCTGGAGAAGCTCACCTCCGTGGTCGAGGAGTCGGAGGCCGACGAGGTCATCGTGCTGACCGCGCCGCACTACGTCGAGGAGTTCTTCCACCGCGACTGGGCGTCCCGCGCCCGGCACAAGGTCGGCGTACCGGTGCTCAAGCTCTTCGCGCACAGCGAATAG
- the murC gene encoding UDP-N-acetylmuramate--L-alanine ligase — protein sequence MAPGIPAAMERPHFIGIGGAGMSGIAKILTRRGAKVAGSDSKESATAEALRALGATVHIGHAAGHLADDATCVVVSSAIRADNPELVRAGDLSIPVVHRSDALASLMEGTRAIAVAGTHGKTTTTSMLAVALTELGLDPSYAIGGDLAGPGTNATHGEGAIFVAEADESDRSFQKYDPEVAIVLNVELDHHANYASMDEIYDSFETFTGKVVPGGTLVVSADQAGAVELTRRVRDQAELKVVTYGEAATADVRVHKITQRGLTSEVTVVLNGKYLTFTVSVPGRHYALNAVAALAAGVALGIPAHNLASALGKYTGVKRRLQLKGEAAGVQVIDSYAHHPTEMTADLEAMRGAASDARLLVVFQPHLFSRTQELGTEMGQALALADASVVLDIYPAREDPIPGITSALIIDAARAAGADVTAVHDKTAVPGAVAGMAKPGDLVLTMGAGDVTDLGPQILDHLSS from the coding sequence ATGGCACCCGGCATCCCCGCCGCCATGGAACGGCCGCACTTCATCGGCATCGGCGGCGCCGGAATGTCGGGCATCGCGAAAATCCTCACCAGGCGCGGCGCGAAGGTCGCGGGCAGCGACTCCAAGGAGTCCGCCACCGCCGAGGCGCTGCGCGCGCTGGGGGCGACCGTCCACATCGGGCACGCCGCCGGACACCTGGCGGACGATGCCACGTGCGTGGTCGTCTCCAGTGCCATCCGCGCCGACAACCCGGAGCTGGTGCGCGCCGGTGATCTCTCGATCCCCGTCGTGCACCGCTCCGACGCGCTCGCCTCGCTGATGGAGGGCACGCGGGCCATCGCCGTCGCGGGCACCCACGGCAAGACGACCACCACATCGATGCTGGCCGTCGCCCTGACCGAGCTGGGCCTCGACCCCTCGTACGCGATCGGCGGCGACCTGGCCGGACCCGGCACCAACGCCACGCACGGCGAGGGCGCGATCTTCGTCGCCGAGGCCGACGAGAGCGACCGCAGCTTCCAGAAGTACGACCCCGAGGTCGCGATCGTCCTCAACGTCGAACTGGACCACCACGCGAATTACGCCTCGATGGACGAGATCTACGACTCCTTCGAGACCTTCACCGGCAAGGTCGTCCCCGGCGGCACCCTCGTCGTCTCCGCCGACCAGGCGGGCGCCGTCGAGCTGACCCGCCGGGTGCGCGACCAGGCCGAGCTCAAGGTCGTCACCTACGGCGAGGCCGCGACCGCCGACGTACGCGTCCACAAGATCACCCAGCGCGGCCTGACCAGCGAGGTCACGGTCGTCCTGAACGGCAAGTACCTCACTTTCACCGTCTCGGTCCCCGGCCGCCACTACGCGCTCAACGCCGTGGCCGCCCTCGCCGCCGGTGTCGCCCTCGGCATCCCGGCGCACAACCTGGCCTCCGCGCTGGGCAAGTACACCGGCGTCAAGCGCCGCCTCCAGCTCAAGGGCGAGGCAGCCGGTGTCCAGGTCATCGACAGCTACGCGCACCACCCCACCGAGATGACCGCCGACCTCGAAGCGATGCGCGGCGCAGCCTCCGACGCCCGCCTCCTGGTCGTCTTCCAGCCCCACCTGTTCTCCCGCACCCAGGAGCTCGGCACCGAGATGGGCCAAGCCCTCGCCCTGGCCGACGCCTCCGTGGTCCTGGACATCTACCCGGCCCGCGAGGACCCGATCCCCGGCATCACCAGCGCCCTGATCATCGACGCCGCACGGGCGGCCGGCGCCGACGTCACCGCCGTCCACGACAAGACGGCGGTCCCCGGGGCCGTCGCGGGAATGGCGAAGCCCGGCGATCTCGTTCTCACCATGGGAGCGGGCGACGTCACCGACCTCGGCCCGCAGATCCTGGACCACCTGTCGAGCTGA
- a CDS encoding serine/threonine-protein kinase encodes MRGEVLESRYRLVEMLGAGGMGQVWRAVDSRLDRDVAVKVITQSPLTTSQSAARFRQEARATARLTHPRIVTIHDHGEAAVAGHQVLFLVMELVPGRSMASFTATEQRSVESVVAWGLQICAGLAAAHRAGVVHRDIKPANVMVYGDGELDLKICDFGIARLIEESGTGLTGTGATIGTPAYMSPEQVRGDRTLDGRSDLYSLGCLLYELLAGRPPFEGAGWSVLSQHLNGTPEPVRRLRPGVPAALDHLVISLLRKDPDHRPATADEVSERLRGALEGPGDVTPGVRELAAAPTVDAPRIPQAGPPQPSPPEAPRQPAPQTPDASLQAATPTVPEPVGTPAHPKAVPGAGRVSAWSGLLATGALWSQFALLTGWSPVWTLSLCVPVFLVALAAAYMGAPTVAADDKTPADTGLLLMAMLCTVLAVVFLLLWPPSPWWTALLTAVLGVPALFFTGMGVRRAVGAVVRRAPWHTAAGTATGLLNGVVLAGLLAAGGEVSVLLSIAAGAGAWAAVTFVTTLLMPRSGASAVARAQA; translated from the coding sequence GTGCGCGGAGAGGTGCTCGAAAGCCGCTACCGGCTGGTGGAGATGCTCGGGGCCGGCGGTATGGGCCAGGTGTGGCGGGCCGTCGACTCACGGCTCGACCGTGACGTGGCCGTCAAGGTCATCACGCAGAGCCCCCTCACGACGAGCCAGTCGGCCGCGCGGTTCCGCCAGGAGGCACGGGCGACCGCGCGTCTGACCCACCCCCGCATCGTGACCATCCATGACCACGGCGAGGCCGCCGTCGCCGGGCACCAGGTGCTGTTCCTGGTCATGGAGCTGGTCCCCGGCCGGTCCATGGCCTCGTTCACCGCCACGGAGCAGCGGAGCGTCGAGTCGGTGGTGGCCTGGGGGCTGCAGATCTGCGCCGGCCTCGCGGCCGCCCACCGGGCAGGCGTCGTCCACCGGGACATCAAGCCGGCGAACGTCATGGTGTACGGGGACGGCGAACTCGACCTGAAGATCTGCGACTTCGGTATCGCGCGGCTGATCGAGGAGTCCGGGACCGGGCTCACGGGCACCGGTGCGACGATCGGCACACCCGCCTACATGTCACCCGAGCAGGTACGCGGCGACCGCACGCTCGACGGGCGCAGCGACCTCTACTCGCTGGGCTGTCTGCTGTACGAACTCCTCGCGGGCAGACCGCCGTTCGAGGGGGCGGGGTGGTCGGTACTGTCCCAGCACCTCAACGGGACACCGGAACCGGTGCGGCGTCTGCGTCCCGGGGTTCCGGCCGCTCTCGACCACTTGGTCATCTCGCTGCTGCGCAAGGATCCCGACCACCGGCCCGCCACGGCCGACGAGGTGTCCGAGCGCCTGCGCGGGGCGCTGGAGGGTCCCGGGGACGTAACCCCCGGAGTGCGTGAGCTCGCCGCCGCCCCGACGGTCGACGCCCCGCGCATACCGCAGGCCGGGCCCCCGCAGCCGTCCCCGCCGGAGGCGCCGAGGCAGCCCGCTCCGCAGACGCCGGACGCCTCGCTCCAGGCCGCCACGCCCACCGTGCCGGAGCCGGTCGGAACTCCGGCCCACCCGAAGGCGGTGCCGGGGGCCGGACGGGTGTCGGCCTGGAGCGGGCTGCTCGCCACCGGCGCCCTGTGGTCCCAGTTCGCCCTGCTGACCGGCTGGTCCCCGGTCTGGACCCTGTCCCTGTGCGTACCGGTCTTCCTGGTCGCCCTGGCGGCGGCTTACATGGGGGCGCCGACCGTCGCGGCGGACGACAAGACGCCGGCGGACACCGGCCTGCTCCTCATGGCGATGCTCTGCACGGTGCTCGCCGTCGTGTTCCTGCTCCTGTGGCCCCCGTCGCCGTGGTGGACGGCGTTGCTGACCGCCGTACTCGGCGTGCCCGCGCTGTTCTTCACCGGCATGGGGGTGCGCAGGGCCGTCGGGGCGGTGGTCCGCAGGGCGCCGTGGCACACGGCTGCCGGCACGGCCACCGGTCTGCTGAACGGTGTCGTGCTTGCCGGCCTGCTGGCTGCCGGGGGCGAGGTTTCCGTGCTTCTCTCGATCGCGGCCGGTGCGGGCGCGTGGGCGGCCGTCACGTTCGTGACCACCCTGCTGATGCCCCGTTCCGGGGCATCAGCGGTGGCGCGGGCACAGGCCTGA
- the msrB gene encoding peptide-methionine (R)-S-oxide reductase MsrB, with the protein MPYDIDKPDEEWRAELSPAEYAVLRQAGTEPAFVGEYTDTKTTGVYSCRACDAELFRSDTKFESHCGWPSFYDPKDTDAVELIQDRTHGMVRTEVRCARCGSHLGHVFEGEGYPTPTDQRYCINSISLRLTPDGS; encoded by the coding sequence GTGCCGTACGACATCGACAAGCCCGACGAGGAGTGGCGGGCGGAGCTTTCCCCCGCCGAGTACGCGGTGCTGCGCCAGGCCGGCACCGAGCCCGCCTTCGTCGGCGAGTACACCGACACCAAGACGACGGGCGTCTACTCCTGCCGCGCCTGTGACGCGGAGCTGTTCCGCTCCGACACCAAATTCGAGTCGCACTGCGGCTGGCCGTCCTTCTACGACCCGAAGGACACCGACGCGGTCGAACTGATCCAGGACCGCACCCACGGCATGGTCCGCACCGAGGTCCGCTGCGCCCGCTGCGGCTCGCACCTGGGCCACGTCTTCGAGGGCGAGGGCTACCCGACCCCCACGGACCAGCGGTACTGCATCAACTCGATCTCGCTGCGGCTCACGCCCGACGGAAGCTGA
- a CDS encoding alkaline phosphatase PhoX, whose product MSSAAAQQPATRRQVLAGTGAAVASVAFAGVFTELFAGTAAAHGHAGYGPLVPDPDGLLDLPKGFRYRVLSREGDPLRSGEGPVPSHCDGMAAFAGRRGHVRLVRNHENRVDAAIAVPVVEGLTYDPMGKGGCTALELDGGGRVLSERVAIAGTAVNCAGGRTPWDTWLTCEETEDKAGTNGYTKDHGYIFEVDGADPRRTGAVPLTAMGRFQHEAIAIDPHNGVVYETEDAFDKPFGLFYRFLPEKPLGGTGSLRAGGQLEAMRVPGVPDLSAVQETGTSFEGIEWVPVPDPLAAGTPIRFQDFGPKGITHGQKLEGCYWGGACVYFVSSFAHSSEGSAADHFGQVWRYEPKRRRLTLVIVFGPDTDIQLPGESPDNITLAADGGLMVCEDGGGAQHVFGLTRRGEVYAMARGRQNIGTPEEPEWGEFAGVTFDPDYRTMFMNCYTPGTTFAVTGPWR is encoded by the coding sequence ATGTCATCCGCAGCAGCACAGCAGCCCGCGACACGACGTCAGGTCCTGGCAGGCACCGGCGCCGCCGTCGCCTCGGTCGCCTTCGCCGGGGTGTTCACCGAACTCTTCGCGGGTACCGCCGCCGCCCACGGACACGCCGGCTACGGCCCGTTGGTGCCCGACCCCGACGGACTGCTCGATCTGCCGAAGGGCTTCCGCTACCGGGTGCTCTCCCGCGAGGGCGACCCGCTCCGCTCGGGCGAGGGCCCGGTCCCCAGCCACTGCGACGGCATGGCCGCGTTCGCCGGCCGGCGCGGGCACGTCCGGCTGGTGCGCAACCACGAGAACCGGGTCGACGCGGCCATCGCGGTGCCGGTCGTCGAGGGACTGACCTACGACCCGATGGGCAAGGGCGGCTGCACGGCCCTTGAGCTCGACGGCGGCGGCCGCGTCCTGTCCGAACGCGTCGCGATCGCCGGTACGGCCGTCAACTGCGCCGGCGGGCGCACTCCTTGGGACACCTGGCTGACCTGCGAGGAGACCGAGGACAAGGCCGGCACCAACGGCTACACCAAGGACCACGGCTACATCTTCGAGGTGGACGGCGCCGACCCGCGCCGCACCGGAGCCGTGCCGCTGACCGCGATGGGCCGCTTCCAGCACGAGGCGATCGCGATCGATCCGCACAACGGTGTCGTCTACGAGACCGAGGACGCGTTCGACAAGCCGTTCGGCCTCTTCTACCGCTTCCTGCCGGAGAAACCGCTCGGCGGCACGGGCTCGCTCCGGGCCGGCGGACAGCTGGAGGCCATGCGGGTGCCGGGCGTCCCCGACCTCTCGGCGGTGCAGGAGACCGGGACGAGCTTCGAGGGCATCGAGTGGGTCCCCGTACCCGACCCGCTGGCGGCCGGGACGCCCATCCGGTTCCAGGACTTCGGACCGAAGGGAATCACCCACGGCCAGAAGCTGGAGGGCTGCTACTGGGGCGGCGCCTGCGTCTACTTCGTCTCCAGCTTCGCCCACAGCTCCGAGGGATCGGCCGCCGACCACTTCGGGCAGGTCTGGCGGTACGAGCCGAAGCGGCGCCGGCTGACCCTGGTCATCGTCTTCGGGCCGGACACGGACATCCAGCTGCCCGGCGAGTCCCCGGACAACATCACGCTGGCCGCCGACGGCGGCCTGATGGTGTGCGAGGACGGCGGTGGCGCCCAGCACGTGTTCGGCCTGACCAGGCGGGGTGAGGTGTACGCGATGGCGCGCGGCCGGCAGAACATCGGAACGCCCGAGGAGCCGGAGTGGGGCGAGTTCGCCGGGGTCACGTTCGACCCGGACTACCGGACGATGTTCATGAACTGCTACACCCCCGGGACCACGTTCGCCGTGACGGGCCCGTGGCGCTGA